The Equus asinus isolate D_3611 breed Donkey chromosome 18, EquAss-T2T_v2, whole genome shotgun sequence region GGCATGatctgccctgcctgcctctgctctCATCTGCAAGCCCCTGCTACCTCGCCCTGCTCTGCTACACTGACTCCTTGTTGTGTCTCCACTGGGCCAGGCATCCTTGTGCTTCAGGCTCTGCACACACTTGTCCAGTGGTCATCAGTGCTCTCTGTCCCACTGGTCATTGCACAGCTGActctttctcatccttcaggtctttgttcaaaagtctcctcagagaagccctttACCTGCTCTGTGCCCCTCACACGTTGGAATTCCCTGAGGATTCCATCCcggctccttcctcctccctctccctctctgagtGATCCTATTCAGGCTAGAGGAGCCTTCGCAGCCTTCAATTTGTTATCCTCCCACATCTTTTTCTGTGTCTTATATAGTGTATTATATTTATGGGGTTTTAGATGCTAAACCCACTGTACATATGTGAGATAAATATCATTTGGTCTTTACAAGTTCAGCAGGTCCCGATGACCACCCTCAGTTTCAGAAATTCACTAGGACTCAGAACTCAACAGAGCCCATGATACTCAAAATTATAGTGTCTTATCAAAAATGGAGACCAATTAAATCAGCAATGGGAAAAGTCTCATAGCCCAGGGTCCAGGAAAGACCAGGCATGGAGCTTCCAGTTCTCCTCTCCCAGGGGAGTCCTGCAAACAGCATGTTTTCTCCAGGCGGTGATATGTGACAATACACATGGACTATTGCCAACCGGAGAAGCTTATCCTGCCTAGTATTTGGTATTTTTGTTGGGGTTTGTCACATGACCTGGCCCACCACTCTCTGCTGACCTTACTCGCCAGCACCTCCAGAAGTCCAGCTGATAGCAGGTAGCCCAAAGTAGCACCATAATTACCCCGTTAGCATCTATTCTGTAGCCTGACCCTAGACCCCCTGAGTAAACAATGACACTCTGTATCAGGCAGGACATTCCAATTGTGTAAAGATTACCttccagcagccctgggttcaggGCCAAATCTTTCTTTGGCCAAGCTTAATCCTTTACTTTCATAGGCCACACCCTGGTCCTTTGCCAAGGCTCTCTTCCAGCAAAGGATCATTGAGGATCTACATTTACTAGAGCATTTATATAACACATACAGCAATTGTGTCAGAAATATGCCTGACATTTGCAGGCGCCAGTGTGGGGTAGGAATAGATTTAAAGGAACAGATAATCCATCCCCTAAAACCACTACATGCACGTTTGTGGGTTTATAGTAATTTGATTCTTTCACTGATCAACTGCTGTTTATAccttatttagcatagtatttGTGTAGATCATTTAGTATTGTTAAGAGATAAActaaggcatattaaaaatttaagcatttatttgagaaaaaatctATTCAAGTGGAGAAGGAACAAATGGGAAGTGCTTAGGAGTACCCCACCACTTTTGTAGAAAAAAGGCTGGAGCAAAGGAAGGAGATTATTGATTGGCTATAGCTTCCAGACCAGTTGGCCATTGCTGATGGGTGGTCCTTAGGTTTCGTTTttgtaaccttgaggcatttacaggcttagattttggtttgcttgaTAGGCCACCAtggcattagagccacctcagtctaacgGGCTCCTTCTCTAATTCATTTAACTGATGGTTAATTATAGCTCGTGGTTAGCTAAATTCAGTTCTTCATTATGTGTGCTAGTTGAATATTACCAACGAGGGCACTGTTACACCATATCACAGTATGGTGGTACATGGAACCTGAGAGATAAGAATCGAGAGATGCTGGCACATTGCTAGAGTCCCACTCAGTCGTTAACATTGGTTCAGTTCATCACCGTATCACATGACCCTGGCTCGCAGAGCCGAGGCCACTCAGGTTCTCATGCTTCTCCTCGACCTTGTCGTGTCCCGAAAGCAGGAATGGTCTTAGCAACATGTGGCTTCACATTTTCCGGCATCTGGTATGATGGAGCTAAGAGACGATACCGTCTCTTGCTCTGAGCCTCTCGAGACACCAATGTAATATGGGATTTCTCTTGTTGCATaacccatttattcattcctttagcCTAGGCCAccatgcttccttttcttccttatcaTTGACTTTTACCCAAAGTTTTTCACCTTTCAAAGAGCTGTCAAGTTCAGCCACTGTGCTGATCCTGATCGCCTGCAGCGAAGGCAGCTAGTCTAACATGTGCCTTCCCTTCAGTCCACTCCCATTCATATCAGGTAGGGTTGGGTTGCATAGGTCCAGACCTCGTGGGCTGTCTCGGCCACTAGGCAATACAGCTGCATTTGCTGTCACTCCACTTTTGCCATATTGGCGAAGGCACATTCTACTCCATCAGGCCCTTGGGACTTCTGACATGAAGGTTTAAACCTGTAGGTACGGGTTCTTGCTTAGGAATTATTCCTGCTTCCCATATCTGCAGTTGTAGCCCTGGTGTCAGGAGTACTGTATcaggtaggaaaaaagaaagtggaggTGATGTGGAGTAGAATCATATAGTCACCCCAGCATCCTCCCCCAGCCCTTCATCCCAAGATCCCccagcagaagaaaagaatctATCGTGTGGGGCATCTCCCTTGGCCCCCTCATGTTGGGTGTGAGCACATGCTCACGAATGTGTGTAAGCCAGCTCTTCATACCTTTCTCTCCTCATGTTTGAGACAACCACCATTTCAACTGCCCATTCCAATTCTCTATCAAAGCTACTACTCCAGGGATAAAAGTGCGTTGCTTGGTCTGCAGAAGTGTAACTTACCAGCCCAAATGGTGCGGTATCTTCTGTTCCACTCCTGCTGTACTGCTTGAACATTGACATCTATGTCGGGTACGCAAAGCCTGGTCCAGAAATAATGTCTCCTTTCGTGAGGACCCATTTGTAGCCTCCCAGGAGTACTACCTAATTCTACTTAGCAGCTGTGTGCAGGGCCTTCCCCTTGGGGAATCTTTCGCATAACCACCTGCAGTCGTTGTCTCTCTTGCTGCCAGAGAATGTCCTTTGCATTCTGTGCTTCACAGGGTGTAAGAGTCACGTCAACAATTATCCCATTGCTGCAAGGCTGCAGCTCCCCATGCCCACCTATCTCATGAACCAAGCTGGCCACTTCAAAGAAGCATACCAGGATGCCCACTTGCTGGTTCCACTAGCCTGCCAGACCTGGAAGTGGTTCTTCTGATGGACATTGACTGACATGTCCTACTTTAACTTACCTCTAATTCCTGTAGGGACTTCCATTGGGCTCTGCCCTATATGCACATCCCTTCTGTTGTTCAGTTTCCCACGGCCCCTGTCTGTCAGCATATTGTTGGACATTAGTTACTGCTCCTGAGTTGATAAGAATCCAAACAGAGAGAAAACCCCATGCAGTTCAGACCCCTGAGCTGATTTGTTGTTCCCTTCCTCGATCAGAGTGGCAGCCTTTCAAAGCAGATGCTGTCCATTCACCTAGGATCTGCCATCCATCAACCTTTCAGCTCTTTGTTGGTCCAGAGAGACATGGTCATAGAGCATTGTCAAGTGACATTCATCCTCCAGTGGTCCCAAAGGCAGCCTTTGGTATGATGAGTACCTCCTTACATTCCTCCTAGCATGTTCCTATGTAAACCATTGTCATTTTCTTATGGAACTTCTGGGTGCTACCCTCTCCATTAGAAAATTTCTCTGACATCATCTTAGACATTCTGGGTAAAATAAGTTCAAGATTGTATCATGTCCTTCACTCATGGAGGCAGTCTTAATTAATGCTCAGGGCAAACTGGTAATTGTCTTGCAAATGGAAGTTTTCTGGTCCAAAATCCCAGCGAAGTTGGTATTCATCATTCTTGTGCATCCTTTTCCACATAACAATTTCTATTGGATTTTAGGCAGAGTGGTGAATGTGTCTAGCACTGTGAGTCTCAGTGCCCTTCACAACTGCAGCCCAAAACTGCAGGAGAAGTTTAGAAGTGAGACCATCACAGAAGAGGAGCTGGTGGGGCTCATGAACAAGTTCGTGGAAGATACAAAGAATGGAGTGCACCAGAAGGAGGGCTGGCCTAATACCGCATATGGAGTGACGAAAATCGGCGTCACAGTCCTGTCCAGAATCCATGCCAGGAAGTTGAGTGAGCAGAGGAGAGGGGACAAGATCCTCCTGAATGCCTGCTGCCCAGGGTGGGTGAGAACTGACATGGCTGGTCCACGTGCCCCAAAAAGCCCAGAAGAAGGAGCAGAGACCCCGGTATACTTGGCTCTTTTGCCATCGGATGCTGAGGGGCCTCATGGGGAGTTTGTAGTGGAGAAGAAAGTCAAACAATGGTGAGCTCAACTCACAGCTTCTGCGGGC contains the following coding sequences:
- the LOC106831423 gene encoding carbonyl reductase [NADPH] 1, translated to MLSSRRVALVTGANKGIGFAIARDLCRQFSGDVVLTARDAARGQAAVQQLQAEGLSPRFHQLDVNDLQSIRALRDFLKKEYRGLDVLVNNAGIAFKTGDPTPFPIQAEVTMKTNFFGTRDVCTELLPLIKPHGRVVNVSSTVSLSALHNCSPKLQEKFRSETITEEELVGLMNKFVEDTKNGVHQKEGWPNTAYGVTKIGVTVLSRIHARKLSEQRRGDKILLNACCPGWVRTDMAGPRAPKSPEEGAETPVYLALLPSDAEGPHGEFVVEKKVKQW